Genomic DNA from Oryza sativa Japonica Group chromosome 5, ASM3414082v1:
CATCTCCCTATCTACACTGTTCTTCTCTTTCAACTAATAGTACATGCAAAGACAACACAGCTAAAGTTCTTTTTCAACTAGGCACTAGTAGTTTTCAAGCCCTGCAGTTGCTTTAAAGTATCGTTTCTCCTTGCCTCTTTTTAACTATCTTTATAACTAACTCccctgctatatatatatatatccaagctaCCGCTCATTGGATTACACCTCTTCTCGCAATCCAAATAGTTTCTTAATGCCTAAGGCCTGGATCCTGTAAGTGATTTGCTTACCCTCATCCTACATATCCTTTTTAGCTCTCATCCTTATCTGCCTTCCTCTAACCTCAGAGGCTCACACCCTCAGTGCTTGCCTTTACATTCCTGAAAAGTTCAGTTTTTATCTGTTCGTCCATATATTGCATATGGCTATTGACTACCACAGGTGTTGAATGCTGTGCTCTACTGCTTGGTCCAGGGAGTTGCAACCTGCAGCTGCTGCTTACTTTGGTGAGTTGGAGAAGGCCCTTATCCATGGCACCAGTGCTGGTGCTGGTGTCGATCATGGCATGATCCAAAGTGACGCGTACACAGAGTGTAAGACTGCCTTTTCTCTACACCTcttatctttctctttctccaaACCTTAACCACCTACAGAAaggttctttcttttcttcgctCCCAACAGCACCACATATAGATAGGCACAGCTTGTCTTGCCTTTTTCCTTGCCATACACAGTCATGAACACTGGTTACATACATGTAACTAGGAGGCAGCATAAATGGTGTGATCCCACAACTCCCCTACATCTTGCTTCTGTCTTCTTTCTTTGTCTACATTtttgcaacctcttgaggaaaagAGAGCGATTGACAAGGCCTTTAATTCCATTTGTATGTATGCAGCAGCAGGATATCTTGCAGCTAGGCCCCCCACACTGGAAATCTTCCCTTCATGGCCAATGAGTCATCTACAGGAGCCATACAGTGTAAGCACTGCTTCTCTTGATCAGTAACAGTCTCCTACAGTTTCTTACTGACTGCAACAGAAAAAAAGTGTTCTTGCTTAATTAGCTGCTCACTGTCTGCTCCTCTTGTTTCTTTGATTAATTGCTTTATAGCAGAACTCGCAGTCAGTAGGGAGCACCACTGACTCTAGCTCAGCTCAGAACACAATGTCACAGGCCGAGTTGGTGTCCCCAGCGAGCATGAGGTCCGACTCTGGGCAGGAACAGCAACAACAGGAGGTATTGATGGTGACCATTGATGATTACAACTACAAACAAGGACTTGGAGCAGCAATAGCTACTGCACCAAGCTTTCAGCAACATGCAGGAGGCCTAGACATGGTAACAGTGACATTCTGATACTTTGTCAATCTTGTCGTCTTCGTGTATTGAACCAATGCAAACTGGAGCTCTTGTTTGTTTCCTTTGGATTCGGCTACCACGATTTGATTGTAGAAGCTTTAATTTGGCTTCAGCCTTTTTAGCTCATGAATAGAGCATTCATGTTGTTCTTAAAAGGAACATAGTATTACAATTAGAGAGTAGGCAATAGCATATGTTAAGCATGGTCCATGGCAAACCCCCAATGATGATGATCCAGGCGGTCCTAATGGTTCGGTGGATCCTCTCTCTTGGCCATGATGGATGTAAGCGGTATGATTTTATCCATGAGCTGCAACTTTTGGAAAGAGAAAACGAAGCAAATCAACATAGCTCATGCATCAATATTTTAGAAATGGTTACTCTTGTTATACTACTAGAAGGAAGAAACAGGTAAACAGTTGTGAAAAGGTAGTATAGTAAAACTGAACAGGAGTTTTAGCTCCAATATAGTATGTCGGAAAAGGTTTCTCACTGTATATCTAGCATTTCACACTGTTCTAACTACCCTTGGTGTGCTTGGTGCAGAGGAAGCATGGATCCACTAGAAAAGACGGAAAACTGTTAGATGCCAAGGTGTGATTGTATTTGGTGTCAGAGTTATGCCTTGTTTGGCCCTGCATTTGTACCATAATCTAACCTGTACAGTTCCATACCCTCAGACTGAAAGGCGATTGGCTCAGAACAGAGAAGCTGCAAGAAAGAGCAGGCTGAGGAAAAAGGTTTGAAACAAAATCATAGCaaagttaagttttttttataaggaAAAAGAAACTATGTTTGACAAAGAATTTACACATATGTTGCAGGCTTATGTGCAGCAACTTGAGACTAGCCGCATAAGGCTTCAGCAAATCGAGCAAGAGCTTCAGAGAGCACGCTCACAGGTTCCAACTCTCCGGAAGCCTCACAAGATTGCAACGTCTAATAATACTATACTTACAAAAGGTTAGCTTATGGTCTTATGCTATGAAACTCCAATTATTGCAGGGCTTGTTTCCTGGAGGATGCAGTGCACCTGGAGATATGAGCTCGGGTAACCACATCTCATCCGTACACTAGCAATTACCAGCTTCACGACGTTAAAACAGATTTTGGTTGAACAACTCGGGTTTGCGTTTTTCACCTTTGCAGGTGCTGTAATGTTTGACATGGATTACACCCGATGGATAGACGACGACAGCAAATGCATGGCAGAGCTCCAGGGCGCGCTACAGGCCCAGCTCCCCGACGGAAACCTTGGTGCCATTGTGGAAGAATGCATGCGCCACTACGACGAGCTCTTCCACCTTAGGGCCGTGCTCGCCAGCTCCGACGTGTTCCACCTGATGACTGGCATGTGGGCGGCGCCGGCCGAGCGGTGCTTCCTCTGGATGGCCGGTTTCCGGCCATCAGAAATTCTCAAAGTAGACAcacaacataattttttttttcagtaagACACGCACGATTATTAAGGCATGCTAAATtcttggccttttttttttttgtctatgaTTTGCCTTTTTCACCAGATGCTGATACCTCAGCTCGATCCACTGACGGAGCAGCAGCTGATGGGGATGTGCAGCCTGCAGCAGTCGTCGGAGCAGACCGAGGAGGCGCTCGCGCAGGGGCTTCACCAGCTGCACCAGTCACTGGCCGACGCGGTGGGCGGCGGTCCTCTCAACGACGGCGCAGATGTTGCCAACTACACCGGCCTCATGGCCCTAGCACTTGGCAGGCTTGAGAACCTCGAGAGCTTTTATCGTCAGGTCAGTATTTCCTCTTCTTCCTAGTCCGTACATCCTTGCTGTCACCATCGTTGCTTGCAGGATGATTAACCATTTTCTGAAATACACAGAAAATTTACTGCTTTCAATGTGCGGAGCGATAATCAGTAAGATAAAACTGTACTATCCAAAGCTTAAAATTATTAAGGAAGtacaaatatattaatatgttcctctttttttttaaaaaaaatgtagttcTATCTCTTCTATTTTACTAGAAATATGTATGGTGCTAATTGTTTGGTGTTAAATCTTATCACGTAAAACAAATGTCTCCCGTATGCATAAACACATATCACTTTCTAATATAAAGCCAAAGTAGGTATTATTGGTCACCTTGGCTTGTAGAAATTATTCTGTGGGCTATACTCCTTTTTCTGGTCATATTTCTTGTTTAAAACATAGCCAGATACACAAACATATGTATGAAAAGTTGTATTATGGATGCCTATCTGTTCAATTCATCAGTCGTAGTAAAGGAAAGAAAAGGACACAATGCCTGAACTTCAGCACTTGGAGATGACTCAGAGGTTCCTTCAATTAAACTAGTATGAACCTGCGTCATCAAAGGAGTATTAAATAGGCAGTTCTGTCTTTCTATTTGTTCTGTTCTCTGTcctttaaaaattcgaataaaAGGTGATTAGGACCTCCAATTGCCCCCACTTATTTTCTGATTCCCCTCTTCAGATATGTACGAAATAATATCTAATTTTACAATATGCAACATTGTATTGAGCCTCTTATTATCATGCTACCATTGCCATATCCACATATGTAAACTGATCTAATATCTCTTTCTCCCCCATATGCCATTTGCAAGCGAAGGCTGATAATCTGAGGCAGGAAACGTTGCACCACATGCGGCGAATTCTCACAACCAGACAGACAGCTCGGTGTTTTCTTTCCATTGGAGAGTATAATCGCCGTCTCCGTGCTCTCAGCTCCCTCTGGGCTTCACGTCCTCGCGAGTAAGTAAACAGTTTCTCTTTATTCGCCCGACAGAACACCCATGAGTCATGCCTCAtttcatccttttcttttttgcatcGCATCTGATCTGGTTTGCTGCATTTTTCATCCCGCAGAAACTTCATTGCGACAGAGAATGTCAGCCCTACAGGAACTGAATTTCAGGTTATTCAGCAATCTCAGCAAAATCAATTCTCCGGTTTCTGAGACCTCTTCTCCAGGAGGGTACAAATTCTGCATTTCTGCCAGTAgcaaggtggagagagagagagagagagagagagagcgaatGTAATGTTCTATCATTATGATATTGAGAAAGGAACAtcactaggaaaaaaaaagatggcagAAAGTTGGAAACTGGGGCGGCTCGATCACTTGCTATGTTCCAATGGCTCTTGAATTGAATGAAGGGTTAGCTCTaagcaaaaaaggaaaaaaaaagtttggtgCAAAGCAAAAGAGACTATGAACACAAAAGCTAGGAGCCAATGAGACCACCTAAATTGTGTGCATATGTTCTTTTCTGGCAATTGGATTTGGGAAATGAATTAGGCAGTGAAATTAATCATCTAAGGCCCAGTGTTGTGTTACTCCAGCCCAAGCCCAAGTCCTTATGGATTGGGCCGCCGGATCTACCTAGGACTTGAGGTATTGGGCCTCAACGACGGCCCTGCCGGAGTGGTGGTctccggccgtcgccgtcggctctTGTCGTGTCTGATCCGTTTGAGGTAGATAGATTTTAGCTGGCCTGCCGCCTTCTCGCCTACCAAAGTCTGGTCTCTCTGAATTAACTACTCGATCGCTATAGCAACTAGTCCAACCAGTGACACCACGCATCGACCGGGCCGGACCTTCACACGCCAGTACGCCACACATCAGCACATGCatcaatgcatgcatgtatcgCGCATGCGCTGTGGACTCGAGTTTGCCATTGGGTCGTTTAAAAAGTTCCAGCTTGTCCTAAAAATTTTCGGTTACAAGAAGCTACCTCAAATAATCTAGATTTTCACTTATAAATACTAAGACTGCGTTCGTATGAAGGAGATGGGAACCAATACCTCAAATAGTCtatattttcacttaaatactaaggctgcgttcgtaCGAAGGAGATGGGAACCAATCTCCGACGCatgaaaaacggagcggtcctttcagcgcatgattaattaagcattagcttttttttcaaaaatgaatcaatatgatttttttaaacaactttcgtatagaaactttttgcaaaaaaacacaccatttagcggtttgaaaagcgtgcgcgcggaacaCGAGGGAGAGGAGTTGGGAACATGTGGTgtcgaacacaccctaagaagTTATAGTTGtagaatatagaaaatgaatTAGAAACCAGAACCTTCACCAGCTAGCTTTTTATCAGCTGCTTCTTGAAAACGTAAGCTCCTTCACACATAGCCATTGGCTTGCTCGTTCGGTCGGTCGACGATGTATATATCGCCGGTCTCAGCTGCAGCCTTCCTGAGTTGCCATATTATTTGTTCCGTTGAGTTGGACGTCCAGGCATGTAGTAAAACTTGTAGCTACTCGATCCTGACGGTACTGCGACCTCCACTACGAGAGGTGACTAGGAGAGGCCCGTGGTTCCATGTGTAGCTCACCAAGTTAGAGCAACCGGTCCACTTCTAGATGGATTCagcattctttttctttttcttagcgGATGCAATGAATGTGCACGTTTTCTGAATTCCTAGATGATGGGAAGTTTGTAAAAAGCTTTTATATATGAAATTCTTGGGATATTGATTTAAATCTATTTCTCAACTatataatagctaattcattatatattttaaataactATCATAAATCATCCATCTATTCAGTTATTCCGCAGGAAAGAACACACCCGTACATGTATAAACTACAAGCTGCTAATGGTACTGAACTTCTTGTCTTCTCATGCACGCACACTCCCTGACATTTTCCTTAcactgtttaaccattcgttttatttaaaaaaattataaaaatataaaaaacaaaaaaattatgtttaaagtattttggatgataaagtaagtcacaaataaatatataataattttaatttttttaataagacaaataatcaaacagtgtaaataaaaaagtcaaaatcacttatattaagggacggagggagtatatatgcgTGCATATATGTCAACCGTGAGGCGCGTACTGCATGCGTAGTACAGGTTCTTTCTTGACGGAGTCTGATGTGAAATTTCGACTGACAGATGCATggtttgtcctaaaataaagcGGTTAAAGTTGCACCTGAGAGGTGTGACTAAAGTGCCGGTGACTTGAATATTATCAGTTTTTGCAACTTCTCGTCCTGAGGAAAAGTTAATTATAGCTCAAATTAATACCATGAGTTTTAGATGGGTCAATCCACGCACGTTGATTATTAGCGAACATGCCAAATTTATAGTGGTTCTGGTATGTGTAGGCCTCACTATTTCTTTTTTGATGGATATAGGCCTCACAATTAGCCTGCAGggatatataagtatatatagtcaacagctaacagcttggtcaacGATCATCGATCATATCACGATAATGATATGCGACCGTGTGTGTGACTAAATTTGATCAGCTAGCACACAGAAGACCCGTATAAAAATGTAAGTCACATACTTCATTCGTCCCTAAATAAAGATTTCTAGATTTTAATTTACTcttatcttaaaataaattaatttcttTTGTCTTATCTATCTATGTGACTGTCTACAAATAAGAAGATTTATCCCCgctactatatactccctccttccctaaatgtttgacgccattgactttttaaaatatgtttgaccgttcgtcttattcaaaaacttttgtgaaatatataaaactatatgtatacataaaagtatatttaacaataaattaaatggtaggaaaagaattaataattgcttaaattttttgaataagacgaatggacaaacatgtttaaaaaagttaacggcgttaaatatttaaggatggagggagtatatattccATTTTCGCAGATAGCCAATCGGTCCGTAAGAGCAAGTATGTATGGAAATGGCAATTTTCTTAGACGGATCGTCCGACCGCATATGAAAACCAATTATCTAAGATAGGCCGCATTACCCACCCACCTGCGAAGATTACTGTCGCATGCAGCTATGCAAAGTAATCTGCATGTGAAAACAATTTTCACATAACTGCTTGCCTTACTCAGCCGCCTCTCTTTAAGGACCACCTGTGATAATTCCTTTACACACGTGGCTTGTGCCTCCTCCCCCAAAGACCGAACTTATCACAGGCAGGCCTTCTCACGACCCAGCCATGATCTCTATAAGGGTCATCCgtgatattttttaagtagtttcATTTTAATACCTCTTATCTATCAACCTGTTAATActatttaatttctatatatgtatatgtgagGGATGTTTTAATTTTGGGATTGAGGGAGTAGTTTGCCTATTATACTAAGAAAACCTGTTTGTTTACTAAAATACATGTAACTAACAAAGTACTAGTTGCATGTATTTATAACCGTAAAATCTATTTAGAGAGTCCTCTCGTTTTTGCCTTAACCAGCGATGCCAGAACGTGTGGAGAAATCTACTATAGtgtactacatgcatgcat
This window encodes:
- the LOC4338933 gene encoding transcription factor TGAL5 isoform X13, translated to MIQSDAYTESGYLAARPPTLEIFPSWPMSHLQEPYSQNSQSVGSTTDSSSAQNTMSQAELVSPASMRSDSGQEQQQQEVLMVTIDDYNYKQGLGAAIATAPSFQQHAGGLDMRKHGSTRKDGKLLDAKTERRLAQNREAARKSRLRKKAYVQQLETSRIRLQQIEQELQRARSQGLFPGGCSAPGDMSSGAVMFDMDYTRWIDDDSKCMAELQGALQAQLPDGNLGAIVEECMRHYDELFHLRAVLASSDVFHLMTGMWAAPAERCFLWMAGFRPSEILKMLIPQLDPLTEQQLMGMCSLQQSSEQTEEALAQGLHQLHQSLADAVGGGPLNDGADVANYTGLMALALGRLENLESFYRQADNLRQETLHHMRRILTTRQTARCFLSIGEYNRRLRALSSLWASRPRENFIATENVSPTGTEFQVIQQSQQNQFSGF